The sequence CCTCGGCCCCCACCTGCTCGACCTGCTCGACGCGGCCGTCTCCCCCATCGTCTCGGTCCGCGCCACGGGCGACCCGCGCCGCTGGACGGAACTGACCTGCGCGCACGAGAACGGCGCGACGAGCCAGGCCTCGCTCTCGGGCGCCGTACGCCTGCCACGCACCCGCACGCGCGTCGAACTCTTCGGCCCCGACGAGGAACTGGTCTACGACACGGCGGGCATCGACCACGAGGAGTGCTGGCCCATCCTGCGAACCACCTTCGCCACCGCCGTGCGCACCGGAGTCACCACCGCCCCGGACGCGGCACGCGGCCTCCGCATCCAGGAACTCCTGGAGCAGGCGGCACGGTCCCTCAGCGCCTGAGATCAGTGGGGCGGGTGGACCGGTTCCGCGGTCGAGGCCCGCGGAACCGGTCCGACGGGCGAGGACTCCGAGACGGTCTTCCGAGGGGGTACCCGGCTCGGCCGCGTAGACGGTCGAGTCGTGGACGGCACGTCGGGACAGGGGCAGTTCAAGGTGCCGGAAGGTCAACTCCAGGCGTTCGAGGTCCGGATGCTCCAGCCCTTCGGTGCCTTCGTGACGGATGCGGACGTCATGACGGGCCCGCATGTCGCGGAAGTCGGCGCTTCGCGCGGACGGTTCCCCGATCAGCTCGCGCAGGGCCCGGTCCTCGGGTTCACGTCCGGTTTCGGCGCGGAGCACAGTGACCGTGGCCCTCGCGCCGTCCGGCCAGTGGACAGAGGAGTCCCGGGAGCCGGGGTCGAGGAAGAAGTAACGGGCGAAGTTGGCGCATCCCCGCTCGCCGGTGCTGCCGCTCGCGAACAACGGCCGCCGCCGCGGCGGTCACCCCGCGCACCGCCGCGATCATGCCCGTCCACATGACGGACCAGAAGTGCGGCATGGACGCGCGCGCGAAGCTCTCGGCGGACAGCGGAGTCCCGCTCATCCAGGACGCCGCGCACGCGCACGGCGCGGAGTGGGCGGGCAAGGCGACGTGGGTACGGGCCAAGGGGGTGCCGGACCTGGGGGGCTGGTTCACCCGCGGCGTCCTCTCCAACGGCGGTGCCCTCGTGGATCTCGGCTGGCACCCCCTCGACGCGGTCGGCCCGTCGCTCGGCCCGGTCGCGCACTACACGCGGGTACTCGGCTCAGTCTCGGCCGACTTCCTCGGGCAGTCCCACGCCACCTCCTGGCGCGGCGCCGACGCGCGGGCCGGGGGCCGGCGGGCGACGTCGAGGACACCGCGCGCGGCTTCCGCCCACCTCCGGCGGCGTCTCCGTCGCCCTCCGCGCGAGCTGGGCCCCGCACGAGGCGTACGACATCACGACCGTACGCGTGGAGGGCAGCGCGGCGCCCCTCTCGCTGCGCCGCACCTTCGGCTTCAGCCCGAACCGCGTCGCGGAGCCCCGGCTCGTCCTCCCCCGGCTCCTCCGCGCGCGCGAAAAGCCGGGGCAGGTCCGCGAGGCTGTGGCGTCGACGCCCTGTTCGCGCAGTCTGTCGCGCATCGCAGCCTTGTCGTGCGCCGGGGTCACGGTCTCCCGGCTGTGGCCGGGCAACCCCGGCGTCTCCACGATCGCCGTGTACGGGAACGAGTCCGACTCGGTCGTGTGCACGGCCATCGCCAAGTCGACCCCCTCCTGCTCGGGGGCGTCCCGGCGGCAGGGGGACGGGCCTGAGTGGTCTGCAGAATCCCGTCCCCTCAGCGGACGCGCGCGTCCGGCCGGTCAGACGAACTTGTGCCGGGAGCCGCCCTCCACGTGGATGGTCTCGCCCGAGACGAAACCCGCGCCGAGGAGCCACATCACGGCGTCCACGATGTCCTCGCTCTCGCCGTGCCGTCCGGCGAGAGTCTTGGCGGCACTTCCGCTCAGCACAGCGGCCCGCTTCTCGCCTAGCCGGTCCCAGGCACCCGAATCCACGACGCCGGGCGACACGGCGTTGACGCGGACGGGAGCCAGCTCCGCGGCGAGGTGGCGCGCCGCGTATTCGACGGCACCGTTCGTGACCCCCTTGACCAGCGAGCCCGGCCCCGGCCGCCAGCCGACCACACCGGAGAACAGCACCATCGAACCGCCCGGCCGCAGGACCGGGGCGAAATGCTTGGCCACGAGCATCGGGCCGATCACCTTGGCCGTGAAAGCGGCAAGCAAGCCCTCCCGGTCCAGCTCCGTCACGCGCACGTCGTGCGGCGCCGAACCGGTTGTCACGATGTGGGCGACCC comes from Streptomyces sp. Tu6071 and encodes:
- a CDS encoding SDR family oxidoreductase; this translates as MEYVDRILVIGGARALGAAIARRAAKDGYEVVVGARDVAAAEALGAEIGGGALRIDLQDEASIAAAAEVLRDGVAHIVTTGSAPHDVRVTELDREGLLAAFTAKVIGPMLVAKHFAPVLRPGGSMVLFSGVVGWRPGPGSLVKGVTNGAVEYAARHLAAELAPVRVNAVSPGVVDSGAWDRLGEKRAAVLSGSAAKTLAGRHGESEDIVDAVMWLLGAGFVSGETIHVEGGSRHKFV